A stretch of Gammaproteobacteria bacterium DNA encodes these proteins:
- the yajC gene encoding preprotein translocase subunit YajC: MNFFDTAVYAAQPGQTGSSSMSLIMIFVIFIVFYFLLLRPQQKQHKQHKKMVEALGAGDEVITNGGLLGKISKVGEQFLTVKIADGVEIKVQRHHIARVLPKGTMKSA, encoded by the coding sequence ATGAATTTTTTTGATACTGCTGTGTATGCGGCACAACCCGGTCAAACGGGTTCATCGTCGATGAGTTTGATCATGATCTTTGTGATCTTTATTGTTTTTTATTTTTTACTTTTACGACCTCAGCAAAAACAACACAAGCAACATAAAAAAATGGTTGAGGCCCTGGGAGCTGGTGATGAAGTTATTACCAATGGCGGATTGCTGGGCAAGATCAGCAAGGTCGGCGAACAGTTTTTGACCGTTAAAATCGCCGATGGCGTTGAAATCAAGGTACAACGTCATCATATAGCCAGAGTATTGCCCAAAGGCACGATGAAAAGCGCCTGA
- the secD gene encoding protein translocase subunit SecD: MNIYPSWKNWLVIIVVALGIFFALPNLFGEDPAIQFKSKTSEIQLDDPVVERINAVLASKNIEAREIVAENGELLIRLREVEDQLKAIDDIRAEFSTGQDKDKYGAALTFAPRTPKWMNAIGMGQIGLGLDLRGGVHFLYEVDLESFIKTEFEKYEASSRTRLRKANLRSQTIKASDNSVYYEFKDIATRDEARKVLSRDDTTRTFTNGTNPAKPSFTVTLDEAQLKARQDFAITQNITTLRTRVEELGVSEPQVQRQGLNRIVVQLPGVQDPARADEILGSTATLEFRLVDQDNDAYKAAETGRAPLGTKLFNTTEGQPILLKRQVIASGEHLSGASSGVDTESGTPAVFVDLSGTGAENMLQTTKANIGKPMAVVFISQDKQFYDENKNKLDKPIVTETQEVINVATINGVFSSRFQITGIDSIQRATDTALLLRAGALAAPLYKVEERTIGPSLGQDNIDSGMRAIIYGFIAIFLFMLLYYKKFGLYANIALIVNLVLIMALLSILPTSLTLPGIAGIVLTVGMAVDANVLIFERIREEIDVGSTPQASIHAGYAKAFSSIADANVTTFIAAIVLFALGTGPVKGFAVTLMLGIMTSMFTAIVGTRALVNFLYGTKPRIDNLSI; the protein is encoded by the coding sequence ATGAATATCTACCCCAGTTGGAAGAATTGGCTAGTCATCATCGTAGTCGCCTTGGGAATCTTTTTTGCCTTACCCAATCTGTTTGGTGAGGATCCGGCAATCCAGTTCAAATCCAAAACCAGCGAAATACAACTCGATGACCCGGTAGTAGAGCGCATCAATGCGGTTCTGGCATCCAAGAACATCGAGGCCAGAGAGATCGTTGCTGAAAATGGCGAACTCTTGATCCGCCTGAGAGAAGTTGAAGACCAGCTCAAAGCGATTGATGACATTCGTGCGGAATTCAGTACGGGACAAGACAAGGATAAATACGGAGCCGCTTTAACTTTTGCACCGCGCACGCCTAAATGGATGAACGCAATTGGCATGGGCCAGATCGGATTGGGTCTGGACTTGCGCGGTGGTGTGCATTTCCTCTATGAAGTGGATCTGGAAAGTTTTATAAAAACCGAGTTTGAAAAATACGAAGCGTCGTCACGCACACGTTTGCGTAAAGCCAATTTACGCTCACAAACCATCAAGGCTTCTGACAATTCGGTGTATTACGAATTCAAAGATATTGCCACACGCGATGAGGCCAGAAAGGTTCTCAGTCGCGACGACACCACACGCACCTTCACCAATGGCACCAATCCGGCTAAACCGAGTTTTACCGTGACCCTGGATGAGGCGCAATTAAAAGCGCGTCAGGATTTTGCCATCACACAAAACATCACTACTTTACGTACCCGCGTCGAAGAACTGGGGGTTTCAGAACCGCAAGTTCAACGTCAGGGTTTAAATCGCATTGTTGTGCAGTTACCCGGCGTGCAAGACCCGGCACGTGCCGACGAGATCCTGGGCTCTACCGCGACCTTGGAATTCCGTTTGGTCGATCAGGACAATGACGCATACAAGGCTGCAGAAACAGGCCGCGCACCATTGGGCACTAAATTGTTTAATACCACCGAAGGTCAACCGATCTTGCTCAAACGCCAGGTGATTGCCAGTGGTGAGCATTTGAGTGGGGCGAGTTCCGGCGTGGATACCGAGTCTGGTACCCCGGCCGTGTTTGTTGATCTTTCCGGCACAGGTGCTGAAAACATGTTGCAAACCACCAAGGCGAATATCGGCAAGCCCATGGCCGTGGTGTTTATAAGTCAAGACAAACAGTTTTACGACGAGAACAAGAATAAACTTGATAAGCCGATCGTTACCGAGACCCAGGAAGTCATTAATGTCGCCACCATCAATGGGGTGTTCAGTAGCCGCTTCCAGATAACGGGCATCGACAGCATACAACGGGCAACCGACACAGCACTGCTGTTACGCGCTGGTGCCTTGGCCGCACCGCTGTATAAAGTGGAAGAGCGTACAATCGGACCAAGTCTTGGACAAGACAATATCGACAGCGGCATGCGGGCGATTATTTACGGCTTTATCGCAATATTCCTATTCATGTTGTTGTATTACAAAAAATTTGGCCTGTACGCCAACATTGCACTGATCGTGAACCTGGTTTTGATCATGGCCTTGTTGTCCATCTTGCCAACATCGCTCACCTTGCCAGGTATCGCCGGTATTGTTTTGACCGTGGGTATGGCGGTGGACGCCAATGTACTGATATTTGAACGCATTCGAGAAGAGATCGATGTGGGCAGTACACCGCAAGCAAGTATTCATGCAGGATACGCAAAAGCCTTCAGTTCGATTGCGGATGCAAACGTCACAACATTCATTGCCGCTATCGTTTTGTTTGCGCTAGGCACCGGACCGGTCAAGGGTTTTGCCGTAACTTTGATGCTCGGGATCATGACTTCAATGTTTACCGCGATTGTTGGTACCCGTGCATTGGTTAACTTCCTGTATGGCACCAAGCCAAGGATTGATAACCTGTCAATTTAA
- the secF gene encoding protein translocase subunit SecF translates to MRIFSKVPTIDFMGKRKIAIVISMLLIAASIFAFASRGFNLGIDFTGGVLVEVAYEENVELEAIRKSLSDANYGDAVVQHYGTTRDVLIRLLPQEGRNDAELREKLTQVLTAENDTAVLRGVSFVGPSVGQELKENGGIAAMTALTLIFVYIWFRFKWHFSLGASAALIHDVILVLGVFSYFQIAFDMNVLAAILAVIGYSLNDTIVVFDRIRENLLGHRNADSEETMNLSINEMLARTFVTSLTTLLVVTSLYVLGGEAIKSFALALIIGIVVGTYSSIYIASATALGLGITQEDLIPVVDDELDAMP, encoded by the coding sequence ATGCGAATTTTTAGCAAAGTTCCAACCATCGACTTTATGGGCAAGCGCAAGATCGCAATTGTGATCTCGATGCTCTTGATAGCAGCGTCCATTTTCGCGTTTGCAAGCCGCGGATTTAATCTGGGTATCGATTTCACCGGCGGGGTACTGGTTGAAGTTGCTTATGAGGAAAATGTGGAACTCGAAGCCATTCGCAAATCACTAAGCGACGCCAATTATGGCGATGCGGTGGTTCAGCATTACGGCACCACGCGTGACGTGTTGATCCGTTTATTGCCACAAGAAGGGCGTAACGATGCGGAATTGCGTGAAAAGCTTACACAAGTATTAACGGCAGAGAACGACACAGCAGTGTTGCGTGGCGTGTCATTTGTGGGACCATCGGTAGGCCAGGAGCTTAAAGAAAATGGCGGTATTGCGGCCATGACAGCCTTGACCCTGATCTTTGTATATATCTGGTTTCGCTTCAAATGGCATTTCTCGCTCGGCGCCAGTGCTGCACTTATCCATGACGTGATTCTGGTATTGGGTGTGTTTTCGTATTTCCAGATCGCCTTTGACATGAACGTGCTTGCGGCCATTTTGGCGGTGATCGGTTACTCACTCAACGATACCATTGTTGTATTTGACCGAATTCGCGAAAACCTTTTGGGACATCGCAATGCCGATTCCGAAGAGACCATGAATTTGTCGATCAACGAGATGTTGGCTCGAACTTTTGTCACCAGTTTAACCACCTTGCTGGTTGTGACATCGCTTTATGTATTGGGTGGAGAAGCCATTAAATCATTCGCACTGGCCTTGATCATCGGTATCGTGGTGGGCACCTACTCGTCTATTTACATTGCGAGTGCTACTGCACTTGGCCTGGGCATTACCCAGGAAGACTTGATACCTGTGGTGGACGACGAACTGGATGCGATGCCTTAG